The following coding sequences are from one Salvia hispanica cultivar TCC Black 2014 chromosome 3, UniMelb_Shisp_WGS_1.0, whole genome shotgun sequence window:
- the LOC125211508 gene encoding hydrophobic protein RCI2A-like: protein MGTATFIDIIVAILLPPLGVFLKFGCGAEFWICLLLTLFGYIPGIIYAIYILTQ, encoded by the exons atgggaaCAGCAACTTTCATCGACATTATCGTCGCAattcttcttcctccactCGGTGTTTTCCTCAAGTTTGGTTGTGGG GCTGAGTTTTGGATTTGCTTGTTATTGACGCTCTTTGGTTACATTCCTGGAATCATTTATGCTATATATATTCTCACCCAGTAG